A single genomic interval of Candidatus Hydrogenedentota bacterium harbors:
- the thrC gene encoding threonine synthase: MNITPTTRHDFYCYGCGTNTAAKPRGMDCPSCGEPFSLRFLGRVSTTLFAEQPHSMWAYGELLPLASPASIISIDEGATPLVNAPNTALRAGVGEVLLKNETANPTGSFKDRQISVAISHAREIGADTVAVVSSGNVACSTAAYAARAGMKAVLFMHGHAAPGKIAQAAAYGATVVRVDSPSARAVFELCMEACRTFDWYHASTAGIYEPYNVEGAKTIAYELYWQTEGKLPDWIVAPVGGGGLLGGIWRGLLDLKNLGVISTLPRLAGVQASGCAPLKTAIEENQCFLDTLKTPWPNPKTVAGGIADDILFDGHTALPAIRTSNGVAVAVDDEAIIDAELALAGSEGILCDPCSAVTIAALSKLPDTTPDTRVCCVITGTGMKDLGVLQNRVAEPKTIEPSLDALRKALS, from the coding sequence ATGAACATCACGCCGACTACCCGACATGACTTCTATTGCTATGGCTGCGGAACCAATACCGCCGCCAAACCCCGAGGTATGGACTGTCCCTCCTGCGGGGAACCTTTCAGCCTGCGATTCCTGGGCAGGGTAAGCACGACTCTGTTCGCCGAACAGCCCCATTCCATGTGGGCGTACGGAGAACTGCTCCCCCTGGCGTCGCCAGCCTCGATTATCTCCATTGATGAAGGGGCGACCCCCTTGGTGAATGCCCCCAACACCGCTTTACGTGCCGGAGTGGGGGAAGTGCTGCTCAAGAACGAAACCGCCAATCCAACGGGTTCGTTTAAGGACAGACAAATTTCCGTTGCGATATCCCACGCCCGCGAGATCGGCGCGGATACCGTCGCCGTTGTCTCCTCCGGCAATGTCGCGTGTTCGACGGCTGCCTACGCGGCACGCGCGGGTATGAAAGCCGTGCTCTTCATGCACGGCCACGCCGCCCCGGGAAAGATTGCCCAGGCCGCGGCCTACGGCGCTACCGTGGTCCGCGTGGATTCCCCCTCAGCGAGGGCCGTATTCGAACTCTGTATGGAAGCGTGCCGCACCTTCGATTGGTACCACGCGTCAACGGCGGGCATCTATGAACCCTACAACGTAGAAGGCGCGAAGACTATCGCCTACGAGTTGTATTGGCAGACCGAGGGCAAGCTGCCCGACTGGATTGTCGCGCCGGTTGGCGGAGGCGGCTTGCTCGGCGGAATCTGGCGCGGGCTTCTGGATTTGAAGAACCTCGGCGTCATTTCGACGTTGCCGCGTTTGGCGGGCGTCCAGGCATCCGGTTGCGCGCCGCTGAAGACTGCAATCGAAGAGAACCAATGCTTCCTGGACACGCTGAAGACGCCGTGGCCGAACCCGAAGACCGTTGCGGGCGGTATTGCCGACGACATTCTCTTCGACGGCCATACGGCTCTGCCCGCGATTCGCACTTCGAATGGCGTTGCTGTCGCGGTGGACGATGAAGCCATCATTGACGCGGAGTTGGCGCTGGCTGGCTCCGAAGGCATCCTGTGTGACCCATGCAGCGCCGTAACGATTGCGGCCCTATCCAAGTTGCCCGATACAACTCCGGACACACGCGTGTGCTGTGTTATCACCGGGACAGGCATGAAGGACCTTGGCGTACTCCAGAATCGCGTCGCCGAGCCGAAAACCATCGAACCCTCCCTTGACGCGCTACGAAAGGCCCTATC